The Geothrix sp. genome has a window encoding:
- the fliS gene encoding flagellar export chaperone FliS, whose product MTPYSRATDQYLAQKVMGASPEQLVAMLLEAGQRYLLKTVQAMGRRDCPGQAQATDRVFAILQELTLRLNREEGGELATNLLRTYEWWGRELMQANMKRQPERLERISEQMGDLKQTWEQLHQMKVGAAQAQTPFLTGALAG is encoded by the coding sequence ATGACTCCTTATAGCCGCGCCACTGATCAGTACCTTGCCCAGAAGGTCATGGGCGCTTCGCCGGAGCAGTTGGTCGCCATGCTGCTCGAGGCTGGGCAGCGGTACCTGCTCAAGACCGTGCAGGCCATGGGCCGGCGCGATTGTCCGGGCCAGGCACAGGCCACGGACCGGGTCTTCGCCATCCTCCAGGAACTGACCCTGCGCCTGAACCGGGAAGAGGGCGGGGAACTGGCCACCAACCTCCTCCGCACCTATGAATGGTGGGGCCGGGAATTGATGCAGGCGAACATGAAGCGGCAGCCCGAGAGGCTGGAGCGCATCAGTGAGCAGATGGGCGACCTGAAGCAGACCTGGGAACAACTGCATCAGATGAAGGTGGGCGCGGCTCAGGCCCAGACGCCCTTTCTGACCGGCGCCCTCGCGGGATGA
- the fliD gene encoding flagellar filament capping protein FliD — MASSSVSFSGIFSGVQTDQLVTAILQQESLPLQRLQARQAANTKRTTALTTMSSNLAALGSSLAALSATSFDARSVASSDPNGTYVSATASGAAVGSYDLRVTQVATRARISPAQGPDLGGPTNTMAVANPQTTAIFAPGSTESFGIRGTDGVVHTFSLTDPAQNNLNALRDAINASGAGVTASVVNTGSGSTPYQLVLTAQDTGTGSTQGVITLADLTAGGSTNTIGITASADPVTLAGGLQSPAAVDALFTLNGVSLTRKSNVVTDAVDGMTFTLKQGGQTGSTTLTVSQDKSAITTAMQDVVSKYNTLLQAYKAATAVTKDSSGNKTAGVLTGDGQTRAIMQQVRAALTGVATGLPGGATLTAPSAVGLKTGADGTLSLDVTAFQKALDTDPAAVKQIFTNAAGGGVAQVTGKTITDITAAVTGSLAQDMQQITLQNQSLTSQISTWQSRMDRRKAVLTAQFARMESAVSQLQGSATALSKLS; from the coding sequence ATGGCATCGTCGTCGGTCAGCTTTTCGGGCATCTTCTCGGGCGTCCAGACGGATCAGCTGGTGACAGCCATCCTCCAGCAGGAAAGCCTTCCACTGCAGCGCTTGCAGGCCCGGCAGGCGGCCAACACCAAGCGCACGACTGCGCTGACCACCATGAGCAGCAACCTGGCGGCCCTGGGTTCCAGCCTGGCGGCCCTCAGCGCGACGAGTTTCGACGCCCGGAGCGTCGCGAGTTCGGATCCCAACGGCACTTATGTTTCGGCGACCGCTTCGGGGGCCGCCGTAGGCAGTTATGACCTCCGGGTCACCCAGGTTGCCACCAGGGCCCGGATCTCGCCGGCCCAGGGCCCGGATCTCGGGGGCCCCACCAACACGATGGCGGTCGCCAACCCCCAGACCACTGCGATCTTCGCCCCGGGGAGCACCGAGAGCTTCGGCATCCGGGGGACGGATGGCGTGGTTCATACCTTCTCGCTCACCGATCCGGCTCAGAACAACCTCAACGCCCTGCGGGATGCCATCAACGCCTCCGGCGCGGGCGTGACCGCCTCGGTGGTCAACACGGGATCGGGCTCCACGCCCTATCAGCTGGTGCTGACGGCCCAGGACACCGGGACGGGCTCCACGCAGGGGGTGATCACCCTGGCGGACCTGACGGCCGGGGGCTCCACGAACACCATCGGCATCACCGCCTCCGCCGACCCTGTGACGCTGGCGGGTGGGCTGCAGTCGCCCGCAGCGGTGGACGCCCTCTTCACCTTGAACGGCGTTTCGCTCACCCGGAAATCGAATGTGGTGACCGATGCGGTGGATGGGATGACCTTCACCCTCAAGCAAGGTGGCCAGACGGGCAGCACCACCCTGACGGTGAGTCAGGACAAGTCCGCCATCACGACGGCCATGCAGGATGTGGTGAGCAAGTACAACACCCTGCTCCAGGCCTACAAGGCGGCCACGGCCGTGACCAAGGACAGCTCCGGCAACAAGACCGCGGGTGTGCTGACCGGGGACGGACAGACCCGCGCCATCATGCAGCAGGTGCGGGCCGCCCTCACGGGGGTCGCCACGGGGCTGCCCGGTGGCGCGACGCTCACGGCACCTTCGGCCGTGGGCCTCAAGACCGGGGCCGACGGAACCCTCTCTCTCGATGTCACGGCTTTCCAGAAGGCCCTGGACACGGATCCGGCCGCCGTCAAACAGATCTTCACGAATGCGGCCGGTGGTGGTGTGGCCCAGGTGACCGGCAAGACCATCACCGACATCACGGCCGCCGTCACGGGCAGCCTGGCCCAGGACATGCAGCAGATCACCCTCCAGAACCAATCCCTGACTTCCCAGATCAGCACCTGGCAGTCGCGGATGGATCGCCGGAAGGCCGTGCTCACCGCGCAGTTCGCCCGAATGGAGTCGGCGGTGTCGCAGTTGCAAGGGTCCGCCACGGCGCTGTCCAAGCTGAGTTGA
- a CDS encoding flagellar protein FlaG, with protein MSAEEAEMADLITPTGSLAAGVQAVFFNAPKAQPVSDRPAQVDEPRPAQPGTGNPGAPAMTLDRAVEALQAHVQQSSSELRFLVDKGTGKMYFKVVDHSTGEVILQIPSEEVLGAARKLREMADAKTAAGILVDQKG; from the coding sequence ATGTCGGCTGAGGAGGCTGAAATGGCCGATCTCATCACCCCCACAGGCAGCTTGGCGGCCGGCGTTCAGGCGGTTTTCTTCAACGCTCCGAAGGCCCAGCCGGTCTCAGACCGACCCGCCCAAGTTGACGAACCCCGGCCCGCACAGCCGGGAACGGGGAATCCAGGTGCACCCGCGATGACGCTTGATCGGGCCGTGGAGGCCCTGCAGGCGCATGTGCAGCAGTCCTCGTCGGAACTCCGGTTCCTGGTGGACAAGGGCACGGGAAAAATGTATTTCAAGGTCGTCGACCACTCCACCGGAGAGGTCATCCTTCAGATTCCCTCCGAGGAGGTTCTGGGGGCGGCGAGGAAATTGCGTGAGATGGCCGACGCCAAGACCGCCGCTGGCATCCTGGTGGACCAGAAGGGCTGA
- a CDS encoding flagellin — MSVLNNVAALGAARQIGVTSLNLQKTVERLSTGKRINRANDDAAGLSIANTLGADARVATQASRNAMDGYFQVQTADSYMEEATALATRAAELESAYKGADTAGKTAIDAEYKTIGDAITKFDGQRATITADAGVYGSVTATKTAVTALAASAASGNAATVLADIAKERGNYGAVMTQLQSYGNSLATISENKTAQYDQIMGADIGAEVVKMSKFQILNQAGISALSQANSAGQSVLALLR; from the coding sequence ATGTCAGTTCTCAATAATGTTGCCGCCCTGGGCGCTGCCCGTCAGATCGGCGTCACCAGCCTCAACCTCCAGAAGACCGTGGAGCGCCTCAGCACCGGCAAGCGCATCAATCGCGCGAACGACGACGCCGCCGGCCTGTCCATCGCCAACACCCTGGGCGCTGACGCCCGGGTCGCCACCCAGGCCTCCCGGAACGCCATGGACGGCTACTTCCAGGTCCAGACCGCGGACTCCTACATGGAAGAGGCCACGGCCCTCGCCACCCGCGCCGCCGAGCTGGAATCGGCCTACAAGGGTGCCGACACCGCCGGCAAGACCGCCATCGACGCCGAGTACAAGACCATCGGCGATGCCATCACGAAGTTCGATGGCCAGCGCGCGACCATCACCGCTGATGCCGGCGTCTACGGTTCGGTCACCGCCACCAAGACGGCCGTCACCGCTCTCGCCGCCTCCGCGGCCAGCGGCAATGCTGCCACCGTCCTGGCGGACATCGCCAAGGAGCGCGGCAACTACGGCGCCGTCATGACGCAGCTGCAGAGCTACGGCAACTCGCTCGCGACGATCTCCGAGAACAAGACCGCCCAGTACGACCAGATCATGGGTGCGGATATCGGCGCCGAAGTGGTGAAGATGTCCAAGTTCCAGATCCTGAACCAGGCGGGTATCAGCGCCCTGAGCCAGGCCAATTCGGCCGGCCAGTCCGTCCTCGCACTCCTTCGCTAG
- a CDS encoding TPR domain-containing glycosyltransferase: protein MSTLSLAMIVKNEEANLLHCLGSVEGLVDEIVILDTGSTDRTLEIASSFGAKIGHFQWCNDFAAARNAALGLCTQEWVLVLDADEAVDRADHAVIRDALQPGGAPAFCLPVRSYVPTGDVLCFDQVPSRNTSSYTEGSSCSYFVDVPLLRLCRNFPDLAFRGAIHEILDGYFQAKGLPVGTCPAVIHHYGKLATDYDQSKQPLYLAIAEKEAARTPGNAHAQFLLLMQAKMLEDWKLVLKAFKAFQKLEKHPPAFVLIAAAEARLNLGNPAEALPLLERVLRSEPRNTLARHVQALALAAVQRPREAVEALKKAIASNPGFAPSVHLLSSLEHQAGWPDRARATLREGLGHSPANERLYRALIKLDLDTQQNELASRDAQEALQACPNGGEGIWHWLAAVGMLAQGQSGPALAFLEQGLRLVPDHAGLLRLRNDLTRRP, encoded by the coding sequence ATGTCCACGCTGTCCCTGGCCATGATCGTCAAGAATGAGGAGGCCAACCTCCTCCACTGCCTGGGCTCGGTCGAGGGCCTGGTCGATGAGATCGTGATCCTGGACACGGGGTCGACGGACCGCACCCTCGAGATCGCCTCATCCTTTGGCGCCAAAATCGGCCACTTCCAATGGTGCAACGACTTTGCCGCCGCGAGAAACGCCGCCCTCGGCCTCTGCACTCAGGAATGGGTGCTGGTGCTGGATGCCGACGAGGCCGTGGACCGGGCGGACCACGCGGTGATCCGGGACGCCCTCCAGCCCGGGGGTGCCCCGGCGTTCTGCCTGCCCGTCCGAAGCTATGTGCCCACGGGAGATGTACTCTGCTTCGACCAAGTGCCCAGCCGGAATACATCTTCGTACACAGAGGGCTCCTCCTGTTCCTACTTCGTGGATGTCCCCCTGCTGCGCCTCTGCCGAAACTTCCCGGACTTGGCCTTTCGAGGGGCCATCCACGAGATCCTGGATGGGTATTTCCAGGCGAAGGGGCTCCCCGTGGGGACCTGCCCCGCTGTCATCCATCATTATGGGAAGCTCGCCACGGACTACGACCAGTCCAAGCAGCCCCTGTACCTGGCCATCGCCGAGAAGGAAGCCGCGCGGACGCCGGGCAATGCCCACGCGCAATTTCTGCTGCTCATGCAAGCCAAGATGCTGGAGGACTGGAAGCTGGTCCTCAAGGCCTTCAAGGCCTTCCAAAAGCTGGAGAAACACCCTCCCGCCTTTGTGTTGATCGCCGCCGCGGAAGCCCGGCTGAACCTGGGGAATCCCGCCGAAGCCCTGCCCCTCCTGGAGCGTGTGCTGCGCTCCGAGCCCCGCAACACGCTGGCGCGCCATGTCCAGGCGCTGGCCCTCGCGGCGGTTCAGCGCCCCAGGGAGGCCGTGGAGGCCTTGAAGAAAGCCATCGCTTCCAACCCCGGCTTCGCCCCATCTGTGCACTTGCTCTCCAGCCTCGAACACCAGGCGGGCTGGCCTGACAGGGCCCGGGCGACCCTGAGGGAGGGCCTCGGCCACAGCCCCGCAAACGAGCGCCTGTACCGGGCCCTGATCAAGCTGGATCTGGACACCCAACAGAACGAGCTGGCCTCCAGGGACGCCCAGGAGGCGCTCCAGGCCTGTCCCAACGGGGGCGAAGGCATCTGGCACTGGCTGGCGGCGGTGGGGATGCTGGCCCAGGGCCAGTCCGGGCCCGCCCTGGCCTTCCTGGAGCAGGGTTTGCGGCTTGTTCCGGACCATGCGGGGCTCCTGCGCCTCCGAAACGATCTAACCCGCCGGCCATGA
- a CDS encoding glycosyltransferase, whose product MSKPRHSASLRADASRREGRVAPPALRQLLVDVTNLALYDRKTGIQRVVRNVMRELLAHPPAGFQVEPVYAHPERPGFLYARQFLHRLGQGPDVQDEPMSAARGDVFLGLDLNHEAVLIQPETFQALRRAGVRVCSLVYDLLPILLPHAFPGQGSALLHAPWLSRLAEMDGLICISKAVADETLAWLEVQGPRRKTPLPVGWFHLGADLGAFLPTRGVPPEAEGLLMELRKRPTFLMVATLEPRKGHRQVLEAFDRLWARGVDANLLFVGGEGWSVEKLVHRIRHHHPERNQRLFWIEGASDEYLEQLYDASSCLIAASEGEGFGLPLIEAAEHGLPILARDIPVFREVAGDGAFYFAGPDPEVLADRVAEWLARAAENRAPDSRGIRRLTWEESTRDLMAVLLGGRWYRHWVATGRRPQGSVHAHPRVEASSWERTIGVDGRTLSNLGSTQQGIGHYTVHHLQALAALTPRWRYRLFLDTPELSNWALDRLRSLPNIEFSSFGAFRAEDHDLVHVPDLLFVPNPILVGPAFPAGTPLTVTFYDLIPLLLRERYLDRWPQDLQDEYAERLDALKQSRAQVLTCSEHTRQDLIAHLSLPETRLDSILAGLNKHPGAPASPETIQRVRSEWGLEDPFFLVVGALDDHKRFDLSLQAFAEVRRSQVVQLVVVGSLDSPAARAWRDRLRTQGVQSVVFTGFLPRPELECLYRSATALLFPSDYEGFGLPVLEAMACGCPVITTTSSSLPEVAGDAALMIPPGDAAALAKGMLALLGDESLRQGLKARGVAQAGRFSWESVARETLRVWKGLWESVPSTNREGLAAGGASPSVVWEGSQFVWHSLAHVNRQISLGLLREETLDLCLIPYEADQFRPEDHPAFLPLAARVNRPPAGPVGVHVRHQWPPRFSPPRSGCWVMIQPWEFGGLPQAWVRPMVASVDEIWVYTSWLRDRYLESGVPEDKVVVISLGVDTTRFCPEGPRFALKTRKPFRFLYVGGAIYRKGFDVLLRAYRRAFTAADDVCLVIKAQGGGVYSGSELQAQLESLRTDPLAPEVEFLQQDLSEADLSALYRSCHAFVMPYRGEGFGLPIAEAMASGLPVIVTGRGAAMDFTQGDWAYRIPSQPLAIPRVDDLLPGPAGFWLEEPDEAFLAECLSGVALHPEEARAKGALARAYAETNLSWEGPVKRVAERVRILATRQPLRFRAEASPPPTPVATALLFTPDWTQSGWVEVVVSYLMAFTPGDPVALVLLPPAEGPGLSVAEAEQRVVAVAQKMGRADFPDIFILGPGDDLAGTLKPYLIRESIPPGRGATAGLCSLAGLKFSQARRSLAQG is encoded by the coding sequence ATGTCCAAGCCCCGCCATTCCGCCAGCCTCCGCGCAGACGCCTCCCGCCGCGAGGGAAGGGTGGCGCCGCCGGCCCTCCGCCAACTGCTGGTCGATGTGACCAACTTGGCCCTCTACGACCGGAAAACGGGCATCCAACGGGTCGTGCGGAATGTCATGCGCGAGCTACTGGCGCACCCCCCGGCCGGATTCCAGGTCGAGCCCGTCTACGCCCACCCCGAGCGGCCCGGGTTCCTCTATGCGCGCCAGTTCCTGCATCGCCTCGGCCAGGGGCCCGATGTCCAGGACGAACCCATGTCCGCCGCGCGCGGGGATGTCTTCCTCGGGCTCGACCTCAACCACGAGGCGGTCCTGATCCAGCCTGAAACCTTCCAGGCCCTTCGACGGGCCGGGGTCCGGGTCTGTTCTCTCGTCTACGACCTGCTCCCCATCCTTCTCCCCCACGCCTTCCCGGGCCAGGGTTCGGCCCTCCTCCATGCCCCCTGGCTTTCGAGGCTGGCCGAGATGGACGGGCTCATCTGCATTTCCAAAGCCGTGGCAGATGAAACGCTGGCCTGGCTCGAGGTCCAGGGCCCCCGGCGGAAGACCCCCCTTCCCGTGGGGTGGTTCCACCTGGGGGCGGACCTGGGGGCCTTCCTGCCTACCCGCGGGGTCCCTCCAGAGGCCGAGGGACTGCTCATGGAGCTCCGGAAGCGCCCCACCTTCCTGATGGTGGCCACGCTGGAACCACGCAAGGGACACCGGCAGGTGCTGGAGGCCTTTGACCGGCTCTGGGCCCGAGGGGTGGACGCGAACCTCCTGTTTGTGGGAGGCGAGGGCTGGTCCGTGGAGAAGCTGGTCCACCGCATCCGCCATCATCACCCGGAGCGGAATCAGCGCCTGTTCTGGATCGAAGGTGCCAGTGACGAATACCTCGAACAGCTCTACGACGCCTCCAGCTGCCTCATCGCGGCCAGCGAAGGCGAAGGGTTCGGCCTCCCCCTGATCGAGGCCGCCGAGCACGGCCTCCCCATCCTGGCTCGGGACATTCCCGTGTTCCGTGAGGTCGCAGGAGACGGCGCCTTCTACTTCGCGGGACCGGATCCCGAGGTCCTGGCCGATCGCGTAGCGGAATGGCTGGCGCGCGCCGCGGAAAACCGCGCACCCGATTCACGCGGGATCCGGCGCCTGACCTGGGAAGAAAGCACCCGCGACCTGATGGCCGTGCTCTTGGGAGGCCGGTGGTACCGGCACTGGGTCGCGACGGGCCGGCGGCCCCAGGGGTCCGTCCACGCCCATCCCAGGGTCGAGGCCAGCTCCTGGGAGCGCACCATCGGCGTGGATGGACGCACACTCTCCAACCTGGGCTCCACCCAGCAGGGCATCGGCCACTACACCGTCCACCACCTCCAGGCACTCGCCGCCCTCACACCCCGCTGGCGCTACCGGCTCTTTCTGGACACGCCGGAGCTTTCGAATTGGGCGCTGGACCGCCTCCGCTCCCTTCCCAACATCGAGTTCTCGTCCTTCGGAGCCTTCCGGGCGGAGGACCACGACCTCGTCCATGTACCCGATCTCCTCTTCGTGCCCAACCCCATCCTGGTGGGCCCCGCTTTCCCGGCGGGAACGCCCCTCACCGTCACCTTCTATGACCTGATCCCCCTCCTCCTCCGGGAGCGCTACCTGGATCGCTGGCCCCAGGATCTCCAGGATGAATATGCAGAGCGTCTCGACGCGCTGAAACAGAGCCGCGCGCAGGTCCTCACCTGTTCCGAACACACCCGTCAGGATCTCATTGCCCACCTGAGTCTGCCGGAGACCCGTCTGGACTCCATCCTGGCGGGCCTCAATAAACACCCAGGGGCCCCGGCCTCCCCTGAAACCATCCAAAGGGTCCGGTCGGAGTGGGGGCTCGAGGATCCCTTCTTCCTCGTGGTGGGGGCCCTGGATGACCACAAGCGCTTCGACCTCAGCCTCCAGGCCTTTGCGGAGGTCCGCCGATCCCAGGTGGTACAGCTGGTCGTGGTGGGAAGCCTCGATAGCCCCGCCGCCCGGGCCTGGCGGGATCGACTTCGCACACAGGGCGTTCAGAGCGTGGTCTTCACGGGCTTCCTGCCCAGGCCCGAATTGGAATGCCTTTATCGTTCGGCGACGGCCCTGTTGTTCCCCTCGGACTATGAAGGGTTCGGGCTCCCTGTGCTGGAGGCCATGGCCTGCGGGTGCCCCGTCATCACCACCACCTCGAGTTCACTGCCCGAGGTGGCCGGCGATGCCGCGCTGATGATCCCCCCTGGCGATGCGGCGGCCCTGGCCAAGGGCATGCTCGCACTGCTCGGGGACGAGTCCCTGCGGCAGGGTCTGAAGGCCCGGGGAGTGGCCCAGGCCGGCCGGTTCAGCTGGGAATCCGTGGCCAGGGAGACCTTGAGGGTCTGGAAGGGCCTCTGGGAATCGGTCCCATCCACGAATCGCGAGGGCCTCGCCGCGGGAGGCGCATCACCCTCCGTGGTGTGGGAAGGATCCCAGTTCGTGTGGCACAGTCTGGCGCATGTGAACCGTCAGATCAGCCTCGGCCTGCTGCGCGAGGAGACCCTGGATCTGTGTCTGATTCCCTATGAAGCCGATCAGTTCCGTCCCGAGGACCACCCCGCCTTTCTGCCCTTGGCCGCACGCGTGAATCGCCCGCCGGCGGGTCCAGTGGGCGTCCATGTCCGCCATCAGTGGCCGCCCCGCTTCTCCCCGCCGCGGTCGGGTTGCTGGGTCATGATCCAGCCCTGGGAGTTCGGCGGCCTCCCCCAGGCCTGGGTCCGCCCCATGGTGGCGTCCGTGGACGAAATCTGGGTCTACACCTCCTGGTTGCGCGATCGCTATCTCGAAAGCGGTGTGCCGGAAGACAAGGTGGTGGTCATCTCCCTGGGTGTGGACACCACCCGGTTCTGCCCCGAAGGCCCCAGATTCGCCCTGAAGACGCGAAAGCCCTTCCGCTTCTTGTATGTGGGCGGCGCCATCTACCGCAAGGGCTTCGATGTGCTCCTCCGGGCCTACCGCCGGGCCTTCACTGCGGCCGATGATGTCTGCCTGGTCATCAAGGCTCAGGGCGGAGGCGTCTACAGTGGCTCAGAACTCCAGGCCCAGCTGGAGTCCCTCCGGACCGACCCCCTGGCTCCGGAGGTGGAGTTCCTCCAGCAGGACCTCTCGGAGGCGGACTTGTCGGCCCTCTACCGAAGCTGCCACGCCTTCGTGATGCCCTACCGGGGCGAGGGCTTCGGGCTGCCCATCGCCGAGGCCATGGCCAGCGGCCTTCCCGTGATCGTGACAGGCCGAGGGGCGGCCATGGATTTCACCCAGGGCGACTGGGCGTACCGGATTCCCAGCCAGCCCCTCGCCATCCCCCGCGTGGATGACCTCCTGCCCGGTCCCGCCGGCTTCTGGTTGGAAGAGCCCGACGAGGCCTTTCTCGCCGAATGCCTGTCCGGCGTGGCCCTCCATCCTGAGGAAGCCCGGGCCAAGGGAGCCCTGGCCCGGGCCTACGCAGAGACGAACCTCAGCTGGGAAGGGCCCGTCAAAAGGGTCGCCGAGCGGGTCCGCATCCTCGCCACACGCCAGCCGCTGCGCTTCCGAGCCGAGGCGTCACCGCCTCCTACCCCCGTGGCCACGGCGCTCCTCTTTACCCCCGACTGGACCCAGTCCGGCTGGGTGGAAGTGGTGGTGAGTTACCTGATGGCCTTCACTCCGGGCGATCCCGTGGCCCTCGTCCTGCTCCCACCGGCGGAGGGGCCGGGCCTCAGCGTGGCCGAAGCGGAACAAAGGGTGGTCGCGGTAGCCCAGAAGATGGGCCGCGCGGACTTCCCCGACATCTTCATCCTCGGCCCCGGCGATGACCTGGCGGGAACCCTGAAGCCCTACCTCATCCGCGAATCGATCCCCCCCGGCCGCGGAGCCACCGCCGGACTCTGCAGCCTGGCGGGGCTCAAGTTCTCACAGGCCCGTCGATCCCTCGCCCAGGGCTGA
- a CDS encoding serine/threonine-protein kinase, with protein sequence MFEKLGKFEIKRVLGNGAMGEVYLGVDPSIGREVAIKTILPAAAQGGEAKERFAREARAAGVLNHPNLVTIYEFGEDQGVLYIAMEFVKGHDLDELLQEQSLTRSEALEVLAQVCDGLGFAHRQHIVHRDIKPTNVRVQQDGRRLHAKVMDFGVAKISNSDMTATGMVMGTVSYMAPEYIRTGKPDPRSDLFAVGVMLYECLSGRKPFAGDTTPTVLYKIVNEEPEPIEVEKLRGLSPAIRSVLDRSLAKNPDERFQTAEDLAKALRSAKDPSWQGQVEEATSLLQTSAPTAPARAAATSPTSAPTVQAPVTLTTPAPASVPPTSAPTAPPPAASSRRGLWIGLAALVLAGVGGAGWWALRSGHPEASAPEVVLPSAAPADPKADPATRAATSGPGAKAAPALQTKPGSEAGPGGGPGIGEPPGPAAKSAEPRVAERKAEEPRVIDQPERYQPEKLDKLETHERMNLGHVSLSEAIQLADSQPDKAVHGFRQALKADPYNANARAWLAAVLWEQGRTAEFVQEVREARQQGLVGQMTRNIRFRTAFNKARLNRKLPPELAN encoded by the coding sequence ATGTTCGAGAAGCTTGGCAAATTCGAGATCAAGCGCGTGCTGGGCAATGGCGCCATGGGCGAGGTCTACCTCGGCGTGGATCCCTCCATCGGCCGCGAGGTGGCCATCAAGACCATCCTGCCCGCGGCGGCGCAGGGCGGGGAGGCCAAGGAGCGCTTCGCCCGGGAGGCCCGGGCCGCTGGCGTGCTCAACCACCCGAACCTGGTGACGATCTACGAATTCGGCGAGGACCAGGGCGTGCTCTACATCGCCATGGAATTCGTGAAGGGGCACGACCTGGACGAGCTGCTCCAGGAGCAGTCCCTCACGCGCTCCGAGGCCCTCGAGGTGCTGGCCCAGGTCTGCGACGGCCTCGGTTTCGCCCACCGCCAGCATATCGTCCACCGCGACATCAAGCCCACCAATGTGCGCGTGCAGCAGGACGGGCGGCGGCTCCACGCCAAGGTCATGGATTTCGGCGTGGCCAAGATCAGCAACTCGGACATGACGGCCACGGGCATGGTCATGGGCACGGTGAGCTACATGGCGCCGGAGTATATCCGCACCGGCAAGCCCGATCCCCGCAGTGACCTCTTCGCCGTGGGCGTGATGCTCTACGAGTGCCTGAGCGGCCGCAAGCCCTTCGCCGGCGACACCACCCCCACCGTGCTGTACAAGATCGTGAACGAGGAGCCCGAGCCCATCGAGGTCGAGAAGCTCCGCGGCCTCAGCCCCGCCATCCGCTCGGTGCTGGACCGCTCCCTCGCCAAGAACCCCGATGAGCGGTTCCAGACGGCCGAGGACCTGGCCAAGGCCCTGCGCTCGGCCAAGGATCCCTCCTGGCAGGGCCAGGTGGAGGAGGCCACTTCGCTCCTCCAGACTTCCGCCCCCACAGCTCCGGCCCGAGCCGCGGCGACCTCCCCGACCTCGGCCCCCACCGTCCAGGCACCGGTGACCCTGACCACGCCCGCGCCGGCCTCGGTCCCGCCGACCTCTGCGCCGACGGCGCCTCCCCCCGCTGCCAGCAGCAGGCGGGGCCTCTGGATCGGCCTCGCGGCCCTCGTCCTGGCCGGCGTCGGCGGCGCGGGTTGGTGGGCGCTGCGAAGCGGCCACCCCGAGGCCTCGGCCCCGGAGGTAGTTCTGCCTTCCGCCGCCCCTGCCGATCCGAAGGCGGATCCGGCCACCCGCGCGGCGACCTCCGGACCAGGCGCCAAGGCCGCCCCTGCGCTCCAGACCAAGCCTGGTTCCGAGGCCGGCCCCGGGGGCGGTCCCGGGATCGGCGAGCCCCCCGGTCCCGCCGCCAAATCCGCCGAACCCCGCGTGGCGGAGCGCAAGGCGGAGGAACCCCGGGTCATCGACCAACCCGAGCGCTACCAGCCCGAGAAGCTCGACAAGCTGGAGACCCATGAGCGCATGAACCTCGGGCATGTGTCCCTCAGCGAGGCCATCCAACTGGCCGACAGCCAGCCCGACAAGGCCGTCCACGGCTTCCGGCAGGCCCTCAAGGCGGATCCCTATAATGCCAATGCCCGTGCGTGGCTGGCTGCGGTGCTGTGGGAACAGGGCCGCACGGCCGAGTTCGTCCAGGAAGTCCGCGAAGCCCGGCAGCAGGGCCTCGTGGGCCAGATGACCCGCAACATCCGGTTCAGGACCGCGTTCAACAAGGCCCGGCTCAACCGGAAGCTCCCCCCGGAGCTGGCGAATTGA
- a CDS encoding ribonuclease III domain-containing protein encodes MTTARRPDSLSDLEARLGHPFADRALLQEALTHISASKGRDNQRLEFLGDALLNFAVAFLLHRERPDWQEGPMSKFRGVLVRTDSLHEWALDLGLDRALTATHPRKAPPMGPKPLADALEAILAALFLDAQASGQDGTAVVLALVEARFLEPIRSAAPEAWARLDPKTTLQETAARLGRPAPVYTQVSQSGPGHAPRFTVRAEVGALQAEACGPSRKRAEGDAARRLLDLLTGST; translated from the coding sequence TTGACCACGGCCCGACGCCCCGACAGCCTGAGCGATCTGGAGGCCCGGTTGGGCCACCCCTTCGCGGACCGCGCCCTGCTCCAGGAGGCGCTGACCCACATTTCCGCCTCCAAGGGCCGGGACAACCAGCGGCTGGAGTTCCTGGGGGACGCCCTCCTCAATTTCGCCGTGGCGTTCCTGCTGCACCGGGAGCGCCCGGACTGGCAGGAAGGCCCCATGAGCAAGTTCCGTGGCGTCCTCGTGCGCACGGACTCGCTGCACGAGTGGGCCCTCGACCTGGGCCTGGACCGCGCCCTCACCGCCACCCACCCGCGCAAGGCCCCGCCCATGGGCCCCAAGCCCCTGGCCGACGCCCTGGAAGCCATTCTCGCGGCCCTGTTCCTGGATGCCCAGGCCTCGGGCCAGGACGGTACGGCCGTCGTCCTGGCCCTGGTGGAGGCGCGGTTCCTTGAGCCCATCCGGTCCGCCGCCCCCGAGGCCTGGGCCCGGCTGGACCCCAAGACCACCCTGCAGGAGACGGCCGCCCGCCTGGGCCGTCCGGCGCCCGTCTACACCCAGGTGTCCCAGTCGGGCCCAGGCCACGCGCCGCGCTTCACGGTGCGCGCCGAGGTAGGCGCCCTCCAGGCCGAGGCCTGCGGCCCCTCCCGCAAGCGGGCCGAAGGGGATGCCGCCCGGCGGCTCCTGGATCTGCTCACGGGATCCACATAG